The genomic stretch TGAAGGGAGGAGGTGCTGCGTGACCGACGAACTCATCGCTGATGCCCGGGCCGGCAAGCCCCACGCGGCCCCGTTCCTGACCAGCTTGCACGGCCCGGCCCTGGCTGGCTACCTGCGGGATATCGCGTCGGACCTGTCCGACACCGACCGCGAGCTGATCGCCGAGCGCGCCGTCGAGGGCGCCGTCCGCAAGATCGACCGGTTCGATGCGGCCCATGGGCCCTTTACCGCCTGGCTGCGCGGCTTTGTCCGCTTCGAGGTGCTCAACTGGCGGCGGGCCACGGCCAGGCTGCACAGCCTGGCCGGGGTCGACGTGCCGACCCCGAACCCGCCCGCCCACACCGACCTGCCCGGCGCTGTGCTGGCCGCAGTCACCGACGCGCTCCGCACGCTCAGCCCCGCCGACCAGGTGATCATCGCACTGCACGACATCGAGCAGCTGCCGTCGAAACAAGCGGCGGCCCGGCTGGGCATCACCGACGACGCCTGCCGCCAACGGTACGTGCGGGCGCGCCGACGCCTGGCTGCGGTCGCCGCCAGGGACCCGCGGTTGGGCGCGTATGCGAGGGAGGCAAGCCCATGACGCCGACCCCAACGACTGGCCATGATCCTCAGGGCGACGACGCGGCCGACCGCATCCTGGCTGAGCTGCGGGACACCCCGGAAGCCGACACCGGCGTGGTCGAGCCGGTCCCGATCGAGGAGTTGGATCGCGCCCTCGCCGTCCTCTCCGCCGACGCGCTCTCGGCCGAGGCCCAG from Actinomycetes bacterium encodes the following:
- a CDS encoding sigma-70 family RNA polymerase sigma factor → MTDELIADARAGKPHAAPFLTSLHGPALAGYLRDIASDLSDTDRELIAERAVEGAVRKIDRFDAAHGPFTAWLRGFVRFEVLNWRRATARLHSLAGVDVPTPNPPAHTDLPGAVLAAVTDALRTLSPADQVIIALHDIEQLPSKQAAARLGITDDACRQRYVRARRRLAAVAARDPRLGAYAREASP